In the Topomyia yanbarensis strain Yona2022 chromosome 3, ASM3024719v1, whole genome shotgun sequence genome, one interval contains:
- the LOC131690510 gene encoding uncharacterized protein LOC131690510, whose protein sequence is MNWITTAALVVLLTLASANADEWNWLNDGESFLEDLVREKRQDASQNVTEVADDDILNFILDSGRQGRSLEGFDEVYSDPSVQQALQNSDDVEARNIIKEKLCALGLMQCDGELVDGRRPYLNPQNLIYAQPVALKPVGRPIATIPVRGPPGPPPPGPQYVPKPPPQQRPHQGPYGPPQPMPVPNRPQQKVGFASQQASYNGPNSFSGSSHYGGSYSSQPGPFSPYPSKPLGPIYEGADIPYEFESPNRPGVIISDGPGPSVGKPPAEQHIHHHYHHIEGGGAEKTIVVNNPIPLTTGVLAGSSVGGSSLNTNNLYSSSVYGSSGVPNGGFNPSSSKDFDYQDLKGSINTGLGQYGNYASQSKPVSSNVYNQGPATFGSSENIIYGTSGSGSSGSNSLSGGYDVNQGSYQSGQGSYQSGQGSYQSGQGSYQSGQGSYQSGQGAYHTSNPNLYKKELNLKGPATNQNNFASNYNKYSQQYNGQYSNQQNNQNQFGVNSQYGQNSRAEECVCVPYEQCPAQDVVGRRDDLILPLDPRNFKTDIQADTEQVVITDANGTMTVIHVPKNVTAQSRSANVTDTSAKKISKREAAAAKKADNDDDKANIEPTIPTPAPGHSEGSSIVSFPRSRRATDVTVPDQLEPEEPVAIGNAATAPSEQVGVQEKSFTADKRQAYYGPRPQQCPQRSVCCRRPAYRQPPTHGNLGQCGIRNAQGINGRIKNPVYVDGDSEFGEYPWQVAILKKDPKESVYVCGGTLIDNQFIITAAHCVKTYSGFDLRVRLGEWDVNHDVEFYPYIERDVISVQVHPEYYAGTLDNDLAVLKMDSPVDFTNTPHISPACLPDRHTDFSGQRCWTTGWGKDAFGDYGKYQNILKEVDVPIVNDYQCQNQLRQTRLGYQYKLHPGFVCAGGEEGKDACKGDGGGPLVCERNGSWQVVGVVSWGIGCGKANVPGVYVKVAHYLDWLQQVRGRF, encoded by the exons ATGAATTGGATAACTACGGCAGCACTGGTAGTGCTGTTGACCCTAGCATCCGCCAATGCCGACGAATGGAACTGGCTCAACGACGGAGAATCTTTTTTGGAGGATCTTGTCCGCGAGAAGCGCCAGGATGCATCCCAAAACGTAACTGAAGTGGCCGACGATGACATCCTGAATTTCATCTTAGATAGTGGCCGTCAGGGGCGCAGCTTAGAAGGATTCGACGAAGTTTATAGTGATCCATCAGTACAGCAAGCTCTGCAGAACTCGGATGATGTCGAAGCAAGAAACATCATCAAGGAGAAGCTCTGTGCCTTGGGTCTAATGCAATGCGATGGGGAGCTCGTTGATGGAAGACGACCATACCTAAATCCACAGAATCTTATTTACGCTCAGCCCGTTGCGCTGAAGCCAGTTGGACGTCCGATAGCTACTATCCCTGTCCGCGGTCCTCCTGGACCACCTCCACCAGGTCCTCAGTATGTTCCCAAACCTCCACCTCAACAGAGACCCCACCAAGGACCGTACGGACCTCCCCAACCAATGCCAGTTCCTAACCGTCCCCAACAGAAAGTTGGCTTTGCGTCCCAGCAAGCTTCCTACAATGGACCGAATTCTTTCTCAGGTAGCTCCCACTACGGTGGATCCTATTCTAGCCAACCTGGTCCCTTTTCACCCTATCCCTCCAAACCTTTAGGTCCAATCTATGAGGGCGCAGATATCCCGTATGAGTTCGAGAGCCCCAATCGACCAGGTGTCATTATCAGTGATGGTCCAGGTCCTTCTGTTGGAAAGCCGCCCGCCGAACAGCATATTCATCACCATTACCACCACATCGAAGGCGGAGGTGCTGAAAAGACCATCGTCGTAAACAACCCGATTCCCTTAACCACCGGTGTTCTCGCGGGATCATCGGTCGGAGGCAGCTCGCTAAACACTAACAACCTGTACTCGTCTAGCGTTTACGGATCGTCCGGTGTTCCCAACGGAGGTTTCAATCCCTCAAGCAGTAAAGACTTTGACTATCAAGATCTCAAGGGATCCATCAATACTGGTTTGGGCCAGTACGGAAATTATGCTTCCCAATCAAAACCGGTTAGCTCTAACGTCTACAATCAGGGACCTGCAACGTTTGGAAGCTCCGAAAATATCATCTATGGAACAAGTGGTTCTGGAAGCTCCGGTAGTAACAGTTTGAGTGGAGGTTACGATGTAAACCAAGGAAGCTACCAATCTGGTCAAGGAAGCTATCAGTCTGGTCAGGGAAGCTATCAGTCAGGCCAGGGAAGTTACCAGTCTGGTCAAGGAAGCTATCAGTCTGGCCAAGGAGCCTATCATACGTCAAATCCTAATCTGTACAAGAAAGAGCTGAATCTTAAAGGGCCAGCTACCAACCAGAACAACTTTGCAAGCAACTACAATAAGTATAGCCAGCAGTACAATGGCCAGTACAGCAACCAGCAGAACAACCAGAACCAGTTCGGCGTCAATAGTCAATACGGTCAAAATTCCAGAGCTGAAGAATGCGTGTGCGTCCCATACGAGCAATGCCCCGCACAGGACGTAGTTGGTCGACGAGATGACCTGATTCTTCCGCTAGATCCACGTAACTTCAAGACCGATATTCAGGCTGATACGGAACAGGTCGTAATCACCGATGCCAACGGAACCATGACCGTTATCCACGTGCCGAAGAACGTTACTGCACAATCTCGTTCTGCAAACGTAACCGATACATCGGCCAAGAAAATCTCCAAACGAGAAGCGGCCGCTGCCAAGAAGGCCGACAATGATGATGACAAAGCTAATATTGAACCG ACCATTCCAACACCGGCACCGGGACATTCCGAAGGTAGTAGCATCGTTAGCTTCCCGCGTAGTCGCCGTGCAACTGACGTAACCGTTCCGGACCAACTGGAACCGGAGGAACCGGTCGCAATAGGCAATGCCGCAACGGCACCAAGCGAGCAAGTTGGGGTACAAGAAAAGTCTTTCACAGCTGATAAG AGACAAGCTTACTATGGACCACGACCACAGCAGTGCCCTCAGCGAAGCGTTTGTTGTCGCCGGCCGGCTTATCGTCAACCGCCTACCCACGGTAACCTAGGCCAGTGCGGAATACGAAATGCCCAGGGTATCAACGGTCGCATTAAGAATCCGGTGTACGTCGACGGAGACAGCGAATTCGGCGAATACCCCTGGCAAGTGGCTATCCTCAAGAAAGATCCCAAGGAGTCTGTTTACGTTTGCGGAGGTACACTGATTGATAATCAGTTCATCATCACCGCCGCTCATTGTGTCAAGAC CTACAGCGGCTTCGATCTTCGCGTTCGACTCGGAGAATGGGACGTGAATCATGATGTGGAGTTCTACCCGTACATAGAACGAGACGTCATATCGGTTCAAGTTCACCCGGAATACTATGCCGGCACGCTAGATAACGATCTGGCTGTTCTGAAAATGGACTCTCCGGTAGATTTTACCAATACACCTCACATCTCACCGGCCTGTTTGCCCGATCGGCATACGGATTTCTCCGGTCAGCGCTGTTGGACCACCGGATGGGGTAAGGATGCCTTCGGAGACTACGGAAAGTATCAGAACATCCTGAAGGAGGTAGATGTTCCGATTGTAAACGATTACCAGTGTCAAAACCAGCTGCGTCAAACCCGTCTTGGATATCAGTACAAACTTCATCCAGGATTCGTCTGTGCCGGTGGAGAGGAGGGCAAGGACGCGTGCAAGGGAGATGGCGGTGGTCCATTGGTGTGTGAACGTAACGGCAGCTGGCAGGTGGTCGGAGTCGTTTCCTGGGGTATTGGATGTGGTAAGGCTAACGTACCCGGGGTGTACGTCAAAGTCGCTCACTACCTGGACTGGCTTCAACAGGTTCGCGGAAGATTCTAG